Genomic window (Verrucomicrobiia bacterium):
GGTGTTGGCCACAAGGCGTGTCAGCAGACGGGGTTTAGTTTCCAACCGGCGCAACGCAATCAGTGCCGCGTGTGCCAGCGGCAACGGCAGGGGCGTGCTGCCCATGAACAAGTGCGTTTGCCGCAACTTATCTCGCAGCCAGCGTGGTCCAAGTATGGCCCCGCCGTACGTGCCGAACGCTTTACTCAACGTCAGGGTTTGCACCACTCGCTGGCGATTGACTTGCTCGGCTTCAAGACTGCCGCGACCCGTTGCGCCCACCGTCCCGACTCCGTGCGCGTCATCCACCACCACCAATCCGTTTTTCGGCAGAAGACGCAGATAATCCGCCAACGGCGCAATCGAACCGTTGTTGGCATACAGGCCATCCGTCAACACGAGCGGACGCGCGGCGCGACCACATCGTTGCAGCGCCGCCGCAAGTCGGGCGGGATTACGATGGGCAAAACGCCGCACCGGACAGGACAACAAAGCGGACGCATCCACCAGACTGATGTGCGCGCGTTCATCGAGAAGCGCATGAGTGAATTGTCCCGCCAATGCCTGCGCCACCATCAGATTCGTGACGTAACCGGAGTTGGTGAGCAAGGCGGTTTCGGCGTTGAAAAATCGGGCGAGTTGATTTTCCAAGCGACCGTAAAGCTCGTGATTGCCGGTGGTGCAACGCGAGGCCGCGACGCTTAAACCGTAGCGCCGCAGACCAGTGGTGATGGCTTGCTGGATTCGCGGATTCGCGGTCAGCCGATGATAATCGCATCCGCCGAAAAACGAGAGGACTTGACCGCGGTGTCGGACATACGTGCGGCGCACCGATTGCATGGACTCACCCATCTGCATGATGGAACGCTAACAAGTCGTTCCCGGGTGCGGCGAGAAAAGTTTGGTGGCTCAACCGCTGGCGTCGCTGGTTGAGCGTTTTCGTTGGCAGGTTTTGCGACGAGGTTTTTGCGGTTCATCAGGATGGGTTCGGCTTGTGGCTACTGGGAAGGTGACGTAGGTTGGGCGCGGTCCGGGAAGAGTGGAGAATCGCTCGCAGCGCAAGTTGCGGGAGGAAAGTCCGAACACCATAGAGCGCGATGCCGCGTAACGGGAATCAAGGTCGCAAGATCGAGGTTGCCGATACACGCGGGCAGCGACGACGCGAGTTGTCCTGACGGAAAGTGCCACAGAAAACAGACAGCCTGGCGCGGCAGCGATGTCGTTCCGGGTGATGGTGAAAAGGTGCGGTAAGAGCGCACCGCGCGAAGCGCAAGCGACGCGGCACGGAAAACCCCATCGGGTGCAAGGCCAAATAGGAGACCGAGAAATGGCTCGTTTCGCGTTCGCGAAAGCGGACAGGTTTCGGGTATCGGCCGCTCAGATAAATGGTTCTCGCTCCTTCGTCAGAAGGGGAACAGAATTCGGCTTACAGCTCTTTCCGGACCGCTGGAATTTTTCTCCCATTGCGCCCCGGCGCAGACGACGAGGCAGAGGTTCAACGGCGCGGAGTTGGCAGGCGCGACGGGCTTTTGCAAACTGACGTCAGGTCACACGAGCTGGCGATTAGAAAGTGGGAGCACATCGGTTTTGTGAGCACAGAGGCGCATGATGAAGATCAAAAATTTGCGAGGCCAATGTCAGCATTGCGGCAAGCCGATTGAGTTTCATGCGGAACATGCGGGTTCGACGGCGGAATGTCCGCATTGTGGTCGGCAGACGGAATTGTGGCTGGTAACGCCGCAAGAGGAAGCGCCACCGCAACGCAAACGCGCAATCGTATTTTTCATACTCTCCCTGGTGATCTTGGCGGTGGGCTTGGTGGCGCTGCGTTGGGTGTTTCTGCGCGCGCAAAGTCGGGCTGCACCCGCGCCCGCATCAGAACGCCAGCGTTGATGATTTTTTAACCACGGATGGACACGAAGGAACACGAATGAGGAATCGTTACATGGTTAAATCGTTAAATCGTTGCAGCGGGCGATGCGCTTGGGGCTATCAACCATCAACCAAAAATTAACCACGAATGGATACGGATGGAGAACGGCTTTACGCGAATTTCACTGATTGACGCGAATTTGCCGAGTTGTTCCATCTGCGGTTCGATGGCGGCACCCTTAGACTGTGAACATCGTTATCACTAAATTTGTGACATAGCGTGAAGCACGATAGCCGTGCCACCTGCCAGACCGGATAAGACGCCAACTAAAAGACTCCACCAAATGCGACGTGCGCTCAGAAACGAACCGAGGACAAGCGCGCCAAGTGAAATCATCAATAACAAGCCGATGCTACCTGAAATGGTTCCGGGAAACTTCTGCCAGCCACCAATCCATAGTGCCATGCCAAGCAAGGCAAGCAACGATGCCGCGCCCGACGCCAGCGCATTCCTGCAATGAAGTGAGATTTGCGAAGTCATGACTCGAACACACCTAACTATTTAAACGCGAACGGCGGTTCATATGATGAAATCATGGTCATGTAAGCCACGGGGGCAATACAAAATTCGTGGACGCGCTGCGCCTCTCCGTTGAATTCTCCCAGCCGTGTTTATCCGTGTCCATCCGTGGTTAAAAATCGGGCCGCTCTGTTTTCGCGTCGCCTTTTTGCCGCCCTTTGCGTATTCAGATAGGGATGTCGGAGCGTCTGCCCATTTATGAAATCGAGTCGGATTTGGTCGCGACGTTGCGCGCGACGCCCCGGCTCGTGCTGCAAGCGCCAACGGGTTCAGGCAAATCCACTCAGGTGCCGCAGATGCTGTTGAAACACGGTTTGCTGGGCACGGGGCAGGCCGTGATTTTACAACCGCGCCGCCTCGCCGCCCGGATGTTGGCGCGACGGGTGGCCGCGGAACTCAACGTCCCGCTCGGCCAGGAGGTTGGTTACCAAGTGCGCCTGGAAAGCCAGGTCAGTGCGGCGACGCGCCTCAAGTTTGAAACCGAGGGAATTTTGCTGCGGCAACTGATCACCGATCCCAAGTTGACCGGCGTCAGTGCGATCCTTTTCGACGAGTTCCATGAGCGACACCTTTACGGCGACATCACCCTGGCGCGCGCCCTGGACTTGCAGGAACAGCACCGACCGGACCTGCTGATTATCGTGATGTCGGCCACGCTGAACGCCGATGAATTGGAGGATTACCTTTCCGTGCGCCGGACCCGCAACGGGGCGTCGCCGGCAATTCAGTCGGCCCCCTGCGGCGTGTTACGCGCCGCCGGACGCACTTATCCGGTGGAGGTTTCCTATCTGCCGCACCGGCTTGGGGCGCATCCGCCGCCGCCGTGGGAATTGGCTGCCGACGCGTTTCGCGGGTTCGTTGCTTCGGGTGGGCAAGGGGATGTGCTGGTGTTCATGCCGGGCGCGTACGAGATCGCGCAAACCATTCAGGCCATTCGCGATCTGCCCGAGTCGCGCGGTTATCTGGTGCTGCCGTTGCACGGTGAATTGCCGCCGCACGATCAGGATGCCGCCGTGACGCAACAGGCCCGCCCCAAGGTGGTGGTTTCCACCAACGTGGCGGAAACCTCGGTGACGATTGATGGCGTGCGTCTGGTGATTGATTCCGGGTTGGCGCGAGTGGCGCGTTACGACGCGAACCGTGGCCTCAACACCTTGCTGATTGAAAAAATCTCGCAGGCCAGTTGCGAGCAACGGGCCGGACGCGCGGGGCGTACCGCGCCGGGGCGGTGCCTCCGGCTTTGGTCGCGAGCGGAACATGATGAGCGTCCGCCGCAGGAGCTGCCGGAGATCAAGCGACTCGATTTATCCGAGGTCGTGCTCACGCTCAAAGCGGCGGGCGTCGAGGATTTACGCGAATTTCGCTGGCTCGAGAAACCGGATGAAATGGCGCTCACGCATGCCGAGGCCTTGTTGGTGGATTTGGGGGCGTTAAAAAATGCGGCGGCGGTGGACGGCGGTGCGGAGGAGGCCGCTCCTCGGTCGCTGTTACAAATCACCGAGCTGGGCCGCAAGATGCTTGCGTTTCCCATGCACCCGCGTTATTCGCGCCTCTTGCTGGCGGCGCAGGAATACCGTTGCGTGCATCAGGCGTGTTTGATTGCGGCTTTGACGCAAGGGCGCGATTTATTGTTGCGCGGCGGAGGCAAGGACGTGCGTAACGATCGCGACGATTTGCTCGGTGAAAAGGCCAGTTCCGACTTTTGGATTCTGATGCGAGCCTGGACTTACGCGCAGAAGAATCAATTCCGCATCGAGGCGTGTCGGCGACTGGGCATCCACGCCGTCACGGCGCGACAGGTGGGGCCGTTGTTCGAGCAGTTCCTGGGCATCGCGAAAGCCGAAGGATTGGACGTGACCCCACGCGAGGCGCCGGATGCGGCATTGCAAAAGTGCATTCTGATCGGGTTCAGCGACCGGGTGGCGCGGCGGCTGGATCGCGGTACGTTGCGTTGCGAACTGGTGCGAGGCCGGCGGGGTTTGTTGGCGCGTGAAAGTGTGGTGAGCCAGGCGGAGTTGTTGGTCGCGGCCGAAATTCGTGAAGTAGAACAACGCGATGGTGAAGTGAACACGCTGCTTTCGCTCGCCACCGCCATCGAGTTGGACTGGCTGCGCGAATTATTTCCGGGCGACTTTGATACGGAGGTGCATGCGCAATGGGACGCCCAGACCCGGCGGGTGCAGGCGGCGGAGTTGGTGCGTTTTCGTGGTCTGGCCATCAGCGCGAAACGCGTCGAGCCGCCTCCGGCGGAAGTGGCGGCCCGGTTGCTGGCCGCAGAAATTCAAGCGGGACGCCTGGAGTTGCCGCTCTGGGATCATGGTGTTGAGCAGTGGTTGTTACGATTGAAATTTCTGGAGCAGCATTGCCCGGATTTACAATTGCCGCCGATCACCGAGGACGACCAGCGCGCCATCGTGGAGCAGCTTTGTCACGGCGCCTCCAGTTTTAAAGAAGTGAAGGAGCGTCCGGTAAAACCGGTGGTAATGTCGTGGCTGTCGGCGGCGCAACGCGAGTTGCTGGATCGGCACGCGCCCGAGCGGTTGAAGTTATCGAATGGCCGCACGCCCAAGGTGACCTACGCGGCGGGTTGCGCGCCGTTCATTTCGTTGCGCATTCAGGAGCTTTACGAGGTGACCCAAACGCCGAAAATTGCGCTGGGGCGCGTGCCGGTGACAGTGCATATTCTGACGCCGGGGATGAAGCCGATTCAAGTGACGTCGGACTTGGCGAACTTTTGGCGCGAGCATTATCCGAAAATCAAATCGGAACTGCAGCGGCGTTATCCCAAACACGAATGGCGTTGATGAGAGACTGGTTTCAACAAGCGAATCGTTGGTTCCGTCCGGCGCGGTTGCCCGGTTGGCGCATCGCCTTGGCGCTATTGGTGGCGGTTACCGCGGATGGTTTGCAGATTCCACTGCAGGTCCCGCCGTTTCCTGAGATCATTGATGTGGTGGCGATGTTGCTGACGAGCTTATTGATCGGTTTCCATCTGCTCCTGTTGCCGACGTTTGCCATCGAGTTTGTGCCGGTGGTCGGGTTGCTGCCCACCTGGACCGGATGCGTGATTGCCGTAATCACTTTGCGCCGCCGCGAAGAAACCCGGGCATCGGATCCACCGGCAACCGACGAGTCCAAGCCGCCACAGATCACTACGGAATCGTCCGAATCGGAGCATTGATTTGCGGGGATTGCGCGTTTGGCGCGGCGGGATGAGACTCACCCGGTTGGCGTGGTGACCTCACCAGGCTGAAAAACGTCGAAACTTTACGAGATAAGTCCGCCGGAAGGACTTGGGTTGGAAGGGAAGTTGCTACTTCAGACGGTTGGTGAAGAATCAGAGTATGCAATCAGAAGGAACAACTCAGCCCGCAACTGTCGTATTAAACCCGGCGTCAACCAGATGGTTTTTGGTAATGGGATTGGCCTTGCTGCTGACTGCGGCGGGAGCGTTTCGGAGTTTGGCCCAAAACAATTTTTCGCCGGCGGCTTTGCCGACGCGCCCGCTGATGCCGGCTTTATCCGTTCCGGAGGGAGTGCGCGGTGAGGCGGCGATTACAGCGCTGGGCGACCAACTACCCGCGGTGGCGGCGCACTATCGGAAAACGGAAACGGAACTGCGCGCCGTTCTGCGGCGGGATCACGATCTTCGATTGGATGCGACCGGTCGGTTGGCTTATTCCTGCGCTGGGTTGTTGGTCGCGCCGGGCGATCCGGAAACTGCAGAGGATGAACCGTTGCCGGAGCCGCTCGCGCCGCTGGATCAGACGTTTCTGTTGCACAGCAAACCGGATTCGACCAAGAAAATCTTTCTGGATTTTGACGGTCACGTTTTGACGAATAACGCGTGGACCAAAAATTACAATAACGGCGCGAACATCGTAGCGCCGCCTTGGTCCAAGGACAACGATCCCACCACGTTTAATACCGAGGAACAGACGATCATTCAGCAAATCTGGTTGCGAGTGGCGGAGGATTACGCGCCGTTTGATGTGGACGTAACCACGGAATACCCCGGCGAAGCGGCGCTGACGCGATCGAATAGCGCGGATAACAATTACGGCATTCGCGCCCTGGTGAGTCCGATCAGCAGTTATATTGGCAATTACGGTGGTATCGCCTACGTGGGAGTTTTCGACAGCACCGGTGACAACTATAAACCCGCGCTCATTTTTCCGGAGAAGTTGAGTAACAATGAAAAGAACATCGCCGAAGCCATCAGTCATGAAGTGGGTCACACGTTGGGGTTAAGTCACGACGGCACCAGCACCAAGGAATACTATTCGGGGCACAACAATTGGGCGCCGATCATGGGTACGGGCTACTCGAAACCGATTACGCAGTGGAGTCGGGGCGAATACGCCGACGCCAGCAATACGCAGGATGATTACGTGGTGATGCAGCAGAACGGCCTGGTTTATCGCGTGGATGCGCATGGCGATAATTTCAGCCTGGCTACGTGGTTGAGCGGTGTTGACTCGACCAACACCGGGCGGTTGGAGCGGGCCGGAGACTTGGATTTCTTTGCCTTCGAGAGCAGTGCTGGTTCGGCGAAGTTCACCGTCGGGACTTGGGAACGCGGTCCCAATGTGCATTTTCTTTTGAAGCTCTACGACGCGCAACACACGTTGCTCGTGAGTCAGCAGACGGCGGATCTCTCCACCGGCGTGCAACCTGTCGTCGTTCAACGAACGCTCGCGGCAGGCACGTATTACCTCAGTCTGGAAGGGGTCGGCTCGGGGGATCCGATGACGACGGGGTATTCGAGCTACGGCTCTTGTGGAAATTACACGCTGACTGTGAAGTTACCCGATCCACCCGCCGTGGCCACCACTCCTGCCGCCCTGACGTGGAGCGTCAGCAATGGAGTTCTTGAGATAAGCTGGCCGTCCGATCACACCGGCTGGCGGCTGGAAGCGCAAACCAATCCGCCCGGGACGGGAGTCGGTTCCAGTTGGCAGAATGTGGCGGGCGCAACGGCGACCAATCGCGTTTTCATACCTTACGAACCGGCGGCGGGCAGCGTCTTTTTTCGCTTGGTGTATCCGTGATTATTTCACGAAATCGGTTTTGATCCTGCTCACATCCGCGCGGCCCAATTCCAACAGGGCGGCATTGCGATACAATTCCGGGTTGGGACGAAAATTGGGCGCTTTGGCCTGGCGACGCTGCGCCTCAAGCTCCTTGAGCGACAGCACATCAAGCGCGACGGGGTCGCGGCTGAAACGCAATTGATTCAGCACCGCCGAATAATGCAGCAACCCGCGTTGCCCGCCTTCGTATTGGCAGATCAAGGCGTCGGTGATGTTGAAAACGACTTTATCGCCCACGGCTGGGAGCGCGTAAATCTCCGGCACGGCGACGGCCAGTCGCGTGACGGAGCCTTCGAAGCGCAGCACATTATCGGTGCTGCCCATGGCGAGACTGTACAGGTTGCCACAAACCCCGGCTTCGTTGTGGTTCAACAGCGGAGTAATGTTGATGATCTTGGTCAGTTCCTGGGAAACCAGTTTGGAAACGAATGATTTGCGGCCGACGCCTTCGTCCTTTCTGCCAAATTCCAAATCGCCATAAACCAGACTACCGATGATCGGCGAATCGTAACTGTTGGTTTCATCCCAGCCCGCGGCGGTTGCTCCGGCCACGCGCACGCCCAGCGAATTCGCCAGAGCAAAAAATCCGGCGGCGCGCAGATCGGCTTCCTCGCGGTCCCAGACCACGATGTTGCTGGCGCTGATTCCGGCGGCGATCAATTCCTGAGCTACCGCCGCCACAACCGCCGGGCGCGTGCCACTGAACGTGCCGGGCTTGGAATACACCTTTAATCCAACGACATCCTGGCGGGTGATCAAGCTTAACCAGGCGGCGGAAACACTCGTCGCGCCCGCGCTGTGCAGCACGCCTTGCCGCACCATGGCGGACACGCGTTCGGGTCGTGGCTCGAAGGCGTCCGTGGCTTCAGCATCCGTGACGATGGTGACCGTGGCGACATGATTGGAGTCGTAATCCGTGGTGTAGAATTGCGCTTCGGCACTCGGGGCGATTAGAAACCACAATCCAACCAGCGCGAGTTGCATCAGGAGCAGAACCCGCCTTGGCCCGGTGGACATGAGTGCGTTTCTTGACACGTCAGGAAGCGGATGGTACCACGAGACGGGATGCTCGCCACTAAAAACCGGACGCAAGCGCTCGGACTGGCCTGGTTGGGAACCTTGTTGTTCCTGGCCGCTTGCTCGCGTTCGGATTCGAGTGCGCTGCTGGCGGGGAAAAAGTTGTTGGATGCGGGTAAAAATGAGCCGGCCATCGCCCTCCTGGAGCGAGCGACGCAAATGAGTCCCACCAACGCCGCCGCGTGGAATTACCTCGGCGTGGCGTATCATCAGACCGGCCAATGGACCAATGCCGTGAATGCCTACGCCCACGCCTTGCGCTGGAATCGGGAGCTGCTGGAGGTTCGGTTCAATCTTGGTTGCCTGTGGTTGGAGCAGAATCGTTGGGCGGAGGCAAAATCCGAATTGACCGCCTACACCTTGCGTCGCGGCGAGGACGGCGTGGGCTGGGCGAAATTGGGCGTGGCCCAATATCAATTGCGCGAAGCTGCCGCTGCGGAGAAAAGTTTTCAAACCGCCCTTCGTTTGCAGAACACCAATGCCGAGGCATGGAACGGCCTGGGTTTGTTGCAGGCGCAACGCAGCCATTGGCGCAACGCCACCGAGTCCTTTGCAACCGCCTTGAAGTGGTCGCCGCATTATCCGGCGGCATTGTTGAACCTGGCGGTGGCTGAACAACAACAAGGCCATAACGCCGAGGCGGTGCGGCTCTATCACGAGTACTTGGGCACGCAGCCTCGTCCTGCGGATTGGGAAGCGGTGGCGACCGTGGTGGAAGCGTTGTCGCCAACCCGGAGCGCGCCGCCGTCGCCGGCGACGAATAATCCTCCAACCAACGTGGGAACAACGACTGGTGTTGTGGCGCGTTCCACAACGTCGAATGTAAAAGAAACCGCTCCGCCCAAACCGCCGCCGGTGACGAACACCGTTACCGCCCCCGCACCGCCCAAGACGGAAACCATTGCGTCCACCTCGCGGACCGCGAGTCGTGTGGCGCCCACGCGCGGGGCAACGCAGTTGATATCCGAACCGGTGACCAAGCCCGAGTCAAATCACCTTCACGCCGCGCAGTTGGCGCTCCAAGCCGGGCAGCAGGCGCAACGCGACCGGCGGTTGGCCGACGCCGCGCAGGCGTATCGCCGCGCTATCGCGCTCGAACCCGGCATGTTTGAAGCGCATTATTGTCTTGGATTAGCGGCTTATGAGCTGCGCGATTTTAGCGCCGCCTCTCAAGCGTGGGCGGCGGCCTTGCGATTGCGTTCCACGTCTGCGGATACCCGCTACAATTACGCCCTTTCGTTGAAGGCGGAGGCAAAATACGCGCAGGCGATCACCGAGCTGGAGCGCCTGGTGACCCTGCATCCGGATGAGGCACGCGGACACTTGATGTTGGGCATTCTTTATTCGGAACGAATCATTGACGTTCCAAAGGCGCGCCTGCATTTCAACCGGGTTTTACAACTGGAACCCCAAAATTCCCAAGCCCCGGCCATCCGCTCCTGGCTGGCCA
Coding sequences:
- a CDS encoding DUF362 domain-containing protein, which gives rise to MSTGPRRVLLLMQLALVGLWFLIAPSAEAQFYTTDYDSNHVATVTIVTDAEATDAFEPRPERVSAMVRQGVLHSAGATSVSAAWLSLITRQDVVGLKVYSKPGTFSGTRPAVVAAVAQELIAAGISASNIVVWDREEADLRAAGFFALANSLGVRVAGATAAGWDETNSYDSPIIGSLVYGDLEFGRKDEGVGRKSFVSKLVSQELTKIINITPLLNHNEAGVCGNLYSLAMGSTDNVLRFEGSVTRLAVAVPEIYALPAVGDKVVFNITDALICQYEGGQRGLLHYSAVLNQLRFSRDPVALDVLSLKELEAQRRQAKAPNFRPNPELYRNAALLELGRADVSRIKTDFVK
- the hrpB gene encoding ATP-dependent helicase HrpB yields the protein MSERLPIYEIESDLVATLRATPRLVLQAPTGSGKSTQVPQMLLKHGLLGTGQAVILQPRRLAARMLARRVAAELNVPLGQEVGYQVRLESQVSAATRLKFETEGILLRQLITDPKLTGVSAILFDEFHERHLYGDITLARALDLQEQHRPDLLIIVMSATLNADELEDYLSVRRTRNGASPAIQSAPCGVLRAAGRTYPVEVSYLPHRLGAHPPPPWELAADAFRGFVASGGQGDVLVFMPGAYEIAQTIQAIRDLPESRGYLVLPLHGELPPHDQDAAVTQQARPKVVVSTNVAETSVTIDGVRLVIDSGLARVARYDANRGLNTLLIEKISQASCEQRAGRAGRTAPGRCLRLWSRAEHDERPPQELPEIKRLDLSEVVLTLKAAGVEDLREFRWLEKPDEMALTHAEALLVDLGALKNAAAVDGGAEEAAPRSLLQITELGRKMLAFPMHPRYSRLLLAAQEYRCVHQACLIAALTQGRDLLLRGGGKDVRNDRDDLLGEKASSDFWILMRAWTYAQKNQFRIEACRRLGIHAVTARQVGPLFEQFLGIAKAEGLDVTPREAPDAALQKCILIGFSDRVARRLDRGTLRCELVRGRRGLLARESVVSQAELLVAAEIREVEQRDGEVNTLLSLATAIELDWLRELFPGDFDTEVHAQWDAQTRRVQAAELVRFRGLAISAKRVEPPPAEVAARLLAAEIQAGRLELPLWDHGVEQWLLRLKFLEQHCPDLQLPPITEDDQRAIVEQLCHGASSFKEVKERPVKPVVMSWLSAAQRELLDRHAPERLKLSNGRTPKVTYAAGCAPFISLRIQELYEVTQTPKIALGRVPVTVHILTPGMKPIQVTSDLANFWREHYPKIKSELQRRYPKHEWR
- a CDS encoding pyridoxal phosphate-dependent aminotransferase family protein, translated to MQMGESMQSVRRTYVRHRGQVLSFFGGCDYHRLTANPRIQQAITTGLRRYGLSVAASRCTTGNHELYGRLENQLARFFNAETALLTNSGYVTNLMVAQALAGQFTHALLDERAHISLVDASALLSCPVRRFAHRNPARLAAALQRCGRAARPLVLTDGLYANNGSIAPLADYLRLLPKNGLVVVDDAHGVGTVGATGRGSLEAEQVNRQRVVQTLTLSKAFGTYGGAILGPRWLRDKLRQTHLFMGSTPLPLPLAHAALIALRRLETKPRLLTRLVANTQRVKSALRTHGFPHCEFPGPIMPVQLRSARANTQLKRALRQRKILPPFLHYPGSPAGGYFRFVISSAHTTAQLRQLIETLVPFAPLVAD
- a CDS encoding tetratricopeptide repeat protein; amino-acid sequence: MLATKNRTQALGLAWLGTLLFLAACSRSDSSALLAGKKLLDAGKNEPAIALLERATQMSPTNAAAWNYLGVAYHQTGQWTNAVNAYAHALRWNRELLEVRFNLGCLWLEQNRWAEAKSELTAYTLRRGEDGVGWAKLGVAQYQLREAAAAEKSFQTALRLQNTNAEAWNGLGLLQAQRSHWRNATESFATALKWSPHYPAALLNLAVAEQQQGHNAEAVRLYHEYLGTQPRPADWEAVATVVEALSPTRSAPPSPATNNPPTNVGTTTGVVARSTTSNVKETAPPKPPPVTNTVTAPAPPKTETIASTSRTASRVAPTRGATQLISEPVTKPESNHLHAAQLALQAGQQAQRDRRLADAAQAYRRAIALEPGMFEAHYCLGLAAYELRDFSAASQAWAAALRLRSTSADTRYNYALSLKAEAKYAQAITELERLVTLHPDEARGHLMLGILYSERIIDVPKARLHFNRVLQLEPQNSQAPAIRSWLASHPG